The genomic region ACGCAGTGATGAAAGCGGAGGCCTTGGCGGATCAGTATCCCGATTCCCTTGTTCTGGGCTCGGATACGACGGTGGCGCTTGGCGACCAGGTCTTAAGCAAACCGGCTGATCTTGAGGAGGCGGTCGGGATGCTTGAGCGTCTGGGGGGACGTCAGCACACGGTTTATACGGCGGTTTCGCTTCGCTGGAAAGCCGCTAATTTTCAGTGTGACTTTGTGGAACAGAGCCAGGTGTGCTTCAAGCCACTCGACAGGGCGACCATTCTGCGCTATTTCGAATGCGTGAACCCGCTCGATAAGGCTGGTGCCTACGGGATCCAGGAAGGCCGGGAAATGATTATCGAGTCGGTGGACGGTTCGGTCGAGAATGTGATGGGCTTGCCGATTCAGGCATTGGAAGCCTGCTTTAGGGAACACGGCTTTGATTTTCGCAGTCAGTTGTGATTTCGTAAATCATCTTGGCAGACGCATCTACAGACAGCCCGCGCTGGAATCCCTTTGAGGAATACCGGCGTGATCGGCAATGGGTAACGGTTCTCGCACTCCTGCTGGCGCTACTGTTCCATCTGACTGTCTACTGGGTACTGCCGGAACAGGTCTTGAGCTCGCATGCGGTGGAGTCGGATCAAGCCGATCAGGAAGTCGAGTTGACACTGATTCCCGCGGAAGAGCCGGTCACCCCGGATGAGATGCACTACGCCGAAGTCAATCCGGACGCCCCTGAGAACGAGCCGGATAAGACCGACCGCTATTCCTTTCAAGCCCAGCAGGCGGCGGACGAAGCCCCTGTTGAAGACCTCTTGGATGCGCCGAATGTGGAAGGTGACTCTTCAAATATGAAAATTCTACAGGGCGATTTAAGCCCTCCAAGCCCCATTGAACCGGGTGTTTATTCGACTGCCGCGCAAGAGGGACAGGACGAGGGGACCCAAGGTGGTGAGCCGGGCAGCCCTGAGCAAGCCACACAAATGGCCCAATCGCAACCACTCCCAGCCCCTGACTTCATTCAACAAGACCCAGTTACGGAAGAAGGGCCGGGAAGCAGTCCCGATCTGAGCGGCGAGGCATCCGAACGGGTCGAGGGGATCGATCCGAATGCGCCGATCGACCTGTACCGCCAGCAACCGCAGCAGGAAACACC from Coraliomargarita parva harbors:
- a CDS encoding Maf family protein, with the translated sequence MAIRSDRPTQLLLASASPRRRELLQRIGLVFKVCPADVEEDDSGIHGPEHMVHHNAVMKAEALADQYPDSLVLGSDTTVALGDQVLSKPADLEEAVGMLERLGGRQHTVYTAVSLRWKAANFQCDFVEQSQVCFKPLDRATILRYFECVNPLDKAGAYGIQEGREMIIESVDGSVENVMGLPIQALEACFREHGFDFRSQL